A genomic segment from Triplophysa dalaica isolate WHDGS20190420 chromosome 22, ASM1584641v1, whole genome shotgun sequence encodes:
- the LOC130411639 gene encoding histone H2B 3, with protein sequence MPEPAKSAPAPKKGSKKAVTKTQKKGDKKRRKTRKESYAIYVYKVLKQVHPDTGISSKAMGIMNSFVNDIFERIAGEASRLAHYNKRSTITSREIQTAVRLLLPGELAKHAVSEGTKAVTKYTSSK encoded by the coding sequence atgccTGAGCCTGCGAAATCAGCCCCAGCTCCCAAAAAGGGATCCAAAAAGGCTGTCACCAAGACACAGAAGAAAGGTGACAAGAAAAGGCGTAAGACCAGGAAAGAGAGTTACGCCATTTACGTGTACAAAGTGCTGAAACAGGTCCACCCGGACACTGGCATTTCATCCAAGGCGATGGGTATCATGAACTCGTTTGTAAACGACATCTTCGAGCGCATCGCCGGGGAAGCGTCGCGCCTCGCGCACTACAACAAACGCTCCACGATCACATCCCGCGAGATACAGACAGCCGTGCGTTTGCTGCTGCCGGGAGAGCTGGCCAAACACGCTGTGTCCGAGGGCACGAAGGCTGTGACCAAATACACCAGCTCCAAGTGA
- the LOC130411637 gene encoding histone H2A → MSGRGKTGGKARAKAKSRSSRAGLQFPVGRVHRLLRKGNYAERVGAGAPVYLAAVLEYLTAEILELAGNAARDNKKTRIIPRHLQLAVRNDEELNKLLGGVTIAQGGVLPNIQAVLLPKKTEKPAKSK, encoded by the coding sequence ATGTCTGGAAGAGGTAAAACCGGTGGGAAGGCCCGTGCCAAGGCCAAATCTCGTTCATCCAGAGCTGGACTTCAATTTCCAGTCGGACGTGTACACAGATTGTTGCGCAAGGGAAATTACGCCGAGCGCGTAGGCGCAGGAGCCCCAGTGTATTTGGCCGCGGTCCTGGAATACCTGACGGCTGAGATTCTCGAGCTGGCCGGAAACGCAGCCCgagacaacaaaaaaacaaggaTCATCCCCCGCCACCTCCAACTGGCTGTCCGCAACGACGAGGAGCTCAATAAGCTTTTAGGCGGCGTAACCATCGCCCAGGGCGGAGTGCTCCCGAACATCCAAGCGGTGTTGCTGCCTAAGAAAACCGAGAAGCCTGCCAAGAGCAAGTAA